Proteins found in one Phocoena sinus isolate mPhoSin1 chromosome 19, mPhoSin1.pri, whole genome shotgun sequence genomic segment:
- the LOC116743684 gene encoding protein CEBPZOS-like yields MHSPPSTCLRIARTMDPLAKQIFKGVLVAELVGSFGAYFLFRKLNTSQEFRQTMSKKFPFILEVYCKSTEHSGMYGIREQEQEKWLNSKN; encoded by the coding sequence ATGCACAGCCCTCCAAGTACGTGCCTCAGGATAGCCCGTACTATGGATCCACTGGCAAAGCAGATCTTTAAAGGAGTTTTAGTAGCTGAACTTGTGGGCAGTTTTGGAGCATATTTTTTGTTCAGAAAGTTGAATACAAGTCAAGAGTTCAGGCAAACAATGAGCAAGAAATTCCCCTTCATCTTGGAAGTTTATTGCAAGTCCACTGAACACTCTGGAATGTACGGAATCAGAGAGCAAGAACAAGAAAAGTGGCTGAACagcaaaaattaa